The proteins below are encoded in one region of Lactuca sativa cultivar Salinas chromosome 3, Lsat_Salinas_v11, whole genome shotgun sequence:
- the LOC111885019 gene encoding tyrosine--tRNA ligase 1, cytoplasmic, which produces MSMENPPGKQGVESLSLTAGDESSSLNPLNCTTQMSVEEKFRIVRSIGEECIQEEELLNLLTKKPQPICYDGFEPSGRMHIAQGVMKTINVNKLTSAGCKVKIWIADWFAQLNNKMGGDLNKIQTVGHYLIEIWKAAGMNLEDGKVEFIWSSEEINSRAHEYWPLVMDIARRNKLPRIMRCCQIMGRSEQDELTAAQIFYPCMQCADIFFLKADICQLGMDQRKVNVLAREYCDDIKRKNKPIILSHHMLPGLLQGQEKMSKSDSSSAVFMEDEEAEVNLKIKKAYCPPNIVDGNPCLEYIKYIVFPWFNEFKVERKEENGGEKVFTSYDELIAAYAKGELHPADLKPALSKSLNKILQPVRDHFKNDEKAKALLKRVKAFKVTR; this is translated from the exons ATGTCAATGGAGAATCCTCCAGGGAAACAAGGAGTTGAGTCACTATCTCTTACTGCAGGGGATGAATCCTCCTCTTTGAATCCGTTGAATTGTACCACACA GATGAGTGTCGAAGAAAAATTCAGGATTGTGAGGAGTATTGGAGAAGAATGCATCCAGGAGGAAGAACTGTTGAATCTTCTTACCAAAAAGCCCCAACCCATCTGCTACGATGGGTTCGAACCCTCTGGGCGAATGCATATTGCTCAG GGTGTTATGAAGACGATTAATGTTAATAAACTGACTTCAGCTGGTTGCAAAGTAAAGATTTGGATAGCAGATTGGTTTGCTCAATTAAACAACAAAATGGGTGGAGATTTAAACAAAATCCAAACTGTTGGACACTATTTAATTGAGATCTGGAAAGCTGCAGGCATGAATTTGGAAGATGGTAAAGTAGAGTTTATTTGGTCTTCTGAAGAAATCAATTCAAGGGCACATGAATACTGGCCATTAGTCATGGACATTGCTAGAAGAAACAAACTTCCTAGAATAATGAg GTGCTGTCAAATCATGGGTCGAAGTGAGCAGGATGAACTCACTGCAGCCCAAATCTTCTACCCTTGCATGCAATGTGCTGATATTTTTTTCCTCAAG GCTGATATCTGTCAATTAGGGATGGATCAAAGAAAAGTTAATGTTCTTGCAAGGGAGTACTGTGATGACATCAAAAGGAAAAACAAGCCTATTATATTATCTCATC ATATGCTTCCGGGTTTGTTACAAGGACAAGAAAAGATGTCAAAATCTGATTCTTCTTCTGCTGTTTTTATGGAGGATGAAGAG GCTGAAGTTAATTTAAAGATAAAGAAAGCATATTGTCCACCCAATATTGTTGATGGAAATCCATGTCTTGAGTACATTAAATACATTGTATTCCCTTGGTTTAATGAGTTCAAAGTTGAAAGGAAAGAGGAAAACGGAGGTGAAAA GGTTTTTACCAGTTATGATGAATTAATTGCTGCTTATGCAAAAGGGGAGTTGCATCCTGCTGATTTGAAACCTGCGTTATCCAAATCTTTGAATAAGATATTGCag CCTGTGCGTGACCATTTCAAGAATGATGAGAAGGCCAAGGCTCTACTGAAGAGGGTTAAG GCTTTCAAAGTTACAAGATGA